A single Clavibacter nebraskensis NCPPB 2581 DNA region contains:
- a CDS encoding TrmH family RNA methyltransferase, with product MHIHRIEDLSSPGLEDYSRLTDVALRRVSEPAGGLYIAESTKVMGRALAAGHVPRSVLVQEQWLDDVAPLLAGFPDVPVFVGAAAVLERLTGYNLHRGALAAMHRPPLPAVADVLRDARRVVVLEDIVDHTNVGAIFRAVAGIGADAVLITPRCADPLYRRSVRVSMGTVLQVPWTRLPEWPEAAPLLHEADFHLAALALEDDAVTLDAFAADPPERIALVLGTEGDGLSRHALRHADSTVVIPMLHGVDSLNVAAASAVALYALRVPA from the coding sequence GTGCACATCCACCGCATCGAGGACCTCTCCTCCCCGGGCCTCGAGGACTACTCGCGGCTCACCGACGTGGCCCTCCGCCGCGTCAGCGAGCCCGCGGGCGGCCTCTACATCGCCGAGTCGACCAAGGTCATGGGCCGCGCGCTCGCCGCCGGGCACGTGCCGCGCTCGGTCCTCGTGCAGGAGCAGTGGCTCGACGACGTCGCCCCGCTCCTCGCGGGCTTCCCCGACGTGCCCGTCTTCGTGGGCGCGGCCGCGGTGCTCGAGCGGCTCACGGGCTACAACCTGCACCGCGGGGCGCTCGCCGCGATGCACCGCCCGCCCCTGCCCGCGGTCGCCGACGTCCTGCGGGATGCGCGCCGGGTCGTCGTGCTGGAGGACATCGTCGACCACACGAACGTCGGCGCGATCTTCCGCGCGGTCGCGGGGATCGGCGCGGACGCCGTGCTGATCACCCCGCGCTGCGCCGACCCGCTCTACCGGCGGAGCGTGCGCGTCAGCATGGGCACCGTGCTGCAGGTGCCGTGGACCCGGCTGCCCGAGTGGCCCGAGGCCGCGCCGCTCCTGCACGAGGCCGACTTCCACCTCGCGGCGCTCGCCCTCGAGGACGACGCGGTCACCCTCGACGCCTTCGCGGCGGATCCGCCCGAGCGGATCGCGCTCGTCCTCGGCACCGAGGGCGACGGCCTCAGCCGGCACGCGCTCCGCCACGCGGACTCCACGGTCGTGATCCCCATGCTGCACGGCGTCGACTCGCTCAACGTGGCCGCGGCGAGCGCCGTCGCCCTCTACGCCCTGCGGGTGCCCGCGTGA
- a CDS encoding D-alanyl-D-alanine carboxypeptidase family protein: MSRARRLTVTSVVAALLVSAGVYVPVTLTADPPAAVAQVDAPSPVVNVPTPETWPAEGVSAVGAIGFDGVLATDDQDPTPRPMASITKTVTALVVLKAKPLAAGEDGPQVTFTAEDEALRGEILQQDGIVEPAVPGTSLSQRDLLEGALLASANNYAAALGVWAYGSNDAFVAAANAWLAEQGLTGTHVADAMGLSPETVSTTADLVRIGEMVLADPVLSGIVDQRSADVAGVGTVVNRNLLAGVPGFRGIKTGTLEQAGKCLLWAVDTKVGDRDVTLVGVTLGAKDHAELARQVTALLPTVSANLHVVQVAAAGEPFADYTTAWGATAHAVAAADESLLVWGDTPVTTTVEASGSGEATAGTGVGTATVTAGQQTVRVPLALDRDIPGPDGWWRLGNPGELLG; this comes from the coding sequence GTGAGCCGGGCCCGCCGCCTCACGGTCACCTCGGTCGTCGCGGCGCTCCTCGTCTCGGCGGGCGTCTACGTCCCCGTCACCCTCACGGCGGATCCGCCCGCCGCGGTCGCGCAGGTGGACGCGCCGTCGCCCGTCGTCAACGTCCCGACGCCCGAGACGTGGCCCGCCGAGGGGGTCTCCGCCGTCGGCGCCATCGGGTTCGACGGCGTGCTCGCGACGGACGACCAGGATCCGACGCCCCGGCCGATGGCCAGCATCACCAAGACCGTGACCGCGCTCGTCGTGCTGAAGGCCAAGCCCCTCGCGGCCGGGGAGGACGGGCCGCAGGTCACCTTCACGGCCGAGGACGAGGCGCTCCGCGGCGAGATCCTCCAGCAGGACGGCATCGTCGAGCCCGCGGTCCCCGGCACGAGCCTCTCGCAGCGCGACCTCCTGGAGGGCGCGCTGCTCGCGAGCGCCAACAACTACGCGGCGGCGCTCGGGGTGTGGGCGTACGGGTCGAACGACGCCTTCGTCGCGGCCGCGAACGCCTGGCTCGCCGAGCAGGGGCTCACGGGTACGCACGTCGCCGACGCGATGGGGCTCTCGCCCGAGACCGTGAGCACCACGGCCGACCTCGTCCGCATCGGGGAGATGGTGCTGGCCGACCCCGTGCTCTCGGGCATCGTCGACCAGCGCAGCGCCGACGTGGCGGGCGTCGGGACCGTGGTGAACCGCAACCTGCTGGCGGGCGTCCCGGGGTTCCGCGGGATCAAGACGGGGACGCTCGAGCAGGCCGGGAAGTGCCTGCTCTGGGCGGTGGACACGAAGGTGGGCGACCGCGACGTGACGCTCGTCGGCGTGACGCTCGGCGCGAAGGACCACGCTGAGCTGGCCCGGCAGGTGACCGCGCTGCTGCCGACGGTCTCGGCGAACCTGCACGTCGTGCAGGTGGCCGCCGCGGGGGAGCCGTTCGCCGACTACACGACCGCGTGGGGCGCGACCGCGCACGCCGTCGCCGCCGCGGACGAGTCGCTGCTCGTGTGGGGGGACACGCCCGTCACGACGACCGTGGAGGCGTCCGGATCCGGCGAGGCCACCGCGGGTACCGGGGTCGGCACGGCCACGGTCACGGCCGGGCAGCAGACCGTGCGGGTCCCTCTCGCGCTCGACCGCGACATCCCGGGCCCCGACGGCTGGTGGCGCCTCGGCAACCCGGGCGAGCTGCTCGGCTGA
- a CDS encoding acyl-CoA dehydrogenase family protein yields MTPAAPLDPLAHLDGALLDRIRSRAPGYDARNAFFAEDLDELRDAGHLRLLVPRELGGSGASLADAVRAQHLLAQAAPATALGVGMHLVWTAVARILAGRGDDSLRGVLEDAGRDELLAFAISEPGNDQALADALTRAEPDPDGGYRFTGTKSTSSMAPAWTRLGLFGRDDRDPERPLLVHAFVPRDAPGLEIVPDWDTLGMRATQSHTVILRDVRAQPADVVRRREHGRRDDPFVLAVLQAFELLIAAVYAGIGQRALDLAVASALRRTSRAAGGAALAADPGIRHLVAEAALAQDALLPQLTALADDVDRGVDHGDRWASLLVGAKVRATRTAAEVVRRAIEVAGGASLRTGDELGRLYRDVLAGGFHPSSDRQAAETIATTLLGPVPRAS; encoded by the coding sequence ATGACGCCCGCCGCCCCGCTCGATCCGCTCGCGCACCTCGACGGGGCGCTCCTCGACCGGATCCGCTCCCGCGCCCCCGGGTACGACGCCCGCAATGCGTTCTTCGCCGAGGACCTCGACGAGCTGCGCGACGCCGGGCACCTGCGCCTGCTCGTGCCTCGGGAGCTCGGCGGATCCGGAGCCTCTCTCGCGGACGCGGTGCGCGCGCAGCACCTCCTCGCGCAGGCGGCGCCCGCCACGGCGCTTGGCGTCGGGATGCACCTCGTCTGGACGGCGGTCGCCCGGATCCTCGCCGGCCGCGGCGACGACTCCCTCCGCGGCGTCCTCGAGGACGCGGGACGCGACGAGCTGCTGGCCTTCGCGATCAGCGAGCCCGGCAACGACCAGGCGCTCGCCGACGCGCTCACGCGGGCCGAGCCCGACCCCGACGGCGGGTACCGCTTCACGGGCACGAAGTCGACGTCGAGCATGGCGCCCGCCTGGACTCGGCTCGGCCTCTTCGGACGCGACGACCGGGATCCGGAGCGGCCGCTCCTCGTGCACGCCTTCGTACCGCGCGACGCCCCGGGCCTCGAGATCGTGCCCGACTGGGACACGCTCGGCATGCGGGCGACGCAGAGCCACACGGTGATCCTGCGCGACGTGCGCGCGCAGCCCGCCGACGTGGTCCGCCGCCGCGAGCACGGCCGTCGCGACGACCCGTTCGTCCTCGCCGTGCTGCAGGCCTTCGAGCTGCTCATCGCCGCCGTGTACGCCGGGATCGGGCAGCGCGCGCTCGACCTCGCCGTGGCATCCGCGCTCCGCCGCACCTCGCGCGCGGCCGGCGGCGCCGCGCTCGCCGCGGACCCCGGCATCCGGCACCTCGTCGCCGAGGCCGCCCTCGCGCAGGACGCGCTCCTCCCGCAGCTCACGGCGCTCGCCGACGACGTCGACCGCGGCGTCGACCACGGCGACCGCTGGGCGTCCCTCCTCGTCGGCGCCAAGGTCCGCGCGACCCGCACGGCGGCCGAGGTCGTGCGGCGGGCGATCGAGGTCGCCGGCGGCGCCTCCCTCCGCACGGGCGACGAGCTCGGCCGCTTGTACCGCGACGTGCTGGCCGGCGGCTTCCACCCGTCGAGCGACCGGCAGGCCGCGGAGACCATCGCGACCACGCTCCTCGGACCCGTGCCGCGCGCGTCCTGA
- a CDS encoding VOC family protein — MPDRLSADTTMGPVTLLVGDLDRMTAYYRDAVGLEQLDEGTESTTLGRGGAPAVVLEPARGLDLPRPGDAGLFHTAVLFDEPAALARSVASLARRAPGTFTGSADHLVSRAFYFTDPEGNGVELYTDRPRDEWTWQDGRVVMDSLRLDPNAFLRDELAPVADAASDAAGIGHVHLQVGDTATAGAFYVDTLGFELVAGWHGSAIFVSAGGYHHHMAMNTWNSRGAGRRPATLGLGTVRIEVPTRDEVVAVDARLRAAGVATRDDGRSLAFEDPWGNALVLSAA, encoded by the coding sequence ATGCCCGACCGGCTCTCCGCCGACACGACCATGGGTCCCGTGACCCTGCTCGTCGGCGACCTCGACCGCATGACCGCCTACTACCGCGACGCCGTCGGCCTCGAGCAGCTCGACGAGGGGACGGAGTCCACGACGCTCGGGCGCGGGGGAGCGCCCGCGGTGGTCCTCGAGCCCGCTCGCGGCCTCGACCTGCCGCGCCCGGGGGACGCCGGCCTCTTCCACACCGCGGTGCTCTTCGACGAGCCCGCCGCGCTCGCCCGCTCCGTCGCGTCGCTCGCGCGGCGCGCGCCCGGCACCTTCACGGGCAGCGCCGACCACCTCGTCAGTCGCGCCTTCTATTTCACCGACCCCGAGGGCAACGGCGTCGAGCTCTACACCGACCGCCCCCGCGACGAGTGGACCTGGCAGGACGGGCGGGTGGTCATGGACTCGCTCCGGCTCGACCCGAACGCGTTCCTCCGCGACGAGCTCGCGCCGGTCGCCGACGCCGCGTCCGACGCGGCGGGCATCGGCCACGTGCACCTCCAGGTGGGCGACACCGCGACCGCGGGCGCGTTCTACGTCGACACGCTCGGCTTCGAGCTGGTCGCGGGCTGGCACGGATCCGCGATCTTCGTCTCCGCGGGCGGCTACCACCACCACATGGCCATGAACACCTGGAACAGCCGCGGCGCCGGCCGCCGCCCCGCGACGCTCGGGCTCGGCACCGTGCGCATCGAGGTGCCCACGCGCGACGAGGTCGTGGCGGTGGACGCGCGCCTCCGGGCCGCCGGCGTCGCCACGCGCGACGACGGCAGGTCCCTCGCCTTCGAGGACCCGTGGGGCAACGCGCTGGTGCTGTCCGCCGCCTGA
- a CDS encoding SGNH/GDSL hydrolase family protein — protein sequence MTQPHPWRRYVALGDSFTEGIGDPEPGSPGGHRGWADRVAEVLADQVEGFSYANLAIRGRLLGQIADEQVEPALALHPDLVSLSAGGNDILRPGADPDRLAERLDGMVARLSSEGATVVLFTGTDVKFSPVFGRLRGKVAIYNEDIRAVAARHDCIVADQWSLTEIQDPRMWDVDRLHLAPLGHHTVARMVLQALAVENDLEPLKPEPLPPRTWSQARAGDIDWARSYFVPWVLRRLRHQSSGDGRTAKRPDASPWTRVDAGS from the coding sequence ATGACCCAGCCCCACCCCTGGCGCCGCTACGTCGCCCTCGGCGACTCCTTCACGGAGGGCATCGGCGACCCCGAGCCGGGCAGTCCCGGCGGGCACCGCGGGTGGGCCGACCGGGTGGCCGAGGTGCTGGCCGACCAGGTCGAGGGCTTCTCCTACGCGAACCTCGCGATCCGCGGGCGGCTCCTCGGGCAGATCGCGGACGAGCAGGTGGAGCCGGCGCTCGCGCTGCACCCCGACCTCGTCTCCCTCTCGGCGGGCGGCAACGACATCCTCCGGCCCGGCGCGGATCCCGACCGCCTCGCGGAGCGCCTCGACGGCATGGTCGCGCGGCTCTCCTCCGAGGGCGCGACCGTGGTCCTGTTCACGGGCACCGACGTCAAGTTCTCCCCCGTCTTCGGGCGCCTCCGCGGCAAGGTCGCGATCTACAACGAGGACATCCGGGCGGTCGCCGCCCGGCACGACTGCATCGTGGCCGACCAGTGGTCGCTCACCGAGATCCAGGACCCGCGCATGTGGGACGTCGACCGGCTGCATCTCGCACCGCTCGGGCACCACACCGTCGCCCGGATGGTGCTGCAGGCGCTCGCCGTGGAGAACGACCTCGAGCCGTTGAAGCCCGAGCCGCTGCCGCCGCGCACCTGGAGCCAGGCGCGCGCCGGCGACATCGACTGGGCGCGCTCGTACTTCGTGCCGTGGGTGCTGCGGCGCCTGCGCCACCAGTCCTCGGGCGACGGGCGCACGGCCAAGCGGCCCGACGCGTCGCCGTGGACGCGCGTCGACGCCGGGAGCTGA